TACTCAGGTCATCAATTCGGTCAATTCGTGCCAACCCTGGGTGATGGTCGAGCGCTTCTTCTTGGCGAGGCTCATTCCACCGACGGAATACTGCGCGATATCCACCTCAAAGGCTCAGGTCGGACTCAATTTTCACGTGGCGCTGATGGTCGCGCCGCACTCGGACCTGTGCTGCGGGAATTTCTGATTTCAGAGGCGATGCATGCCCTCGGGGTGCCGACAACGCGCTCGCTTGCGGTGCTGACGACGGGCCGTAAAATCCAGCGAGGCCAGGTCATGCCGGGCGCTGTGCTGGTTCGTGTGGCCACCAGCCACATTCGTGTCGGCTCCTTCCAATACTCCAACATCGCAGGTGGCATCGATCTCACCAAGCAGCTTGTCGACTACTCCATTACCCGCCACTTCCCGGATCTTGTCCCCCAGCTCAGTGCCCCTTCCCCTCAGTTGTATCGGGAGTTTTTCCATAAGGTTTTGCTCCGTCAAGCTCAGACAGTGGCCAAGTGGATGCGGCTGGGATTTGTCCACGGCGTATTGAACACCGACAACACACTCATATCCGGTGAAACCATCGACTACGGGCCGTGCGCATTTATGGAGCGCTATCGCAAAGACGCAACGTTTAGCTCCATTGATACCCAAAGCCGATACAAGTTTGAAAACCAACCAATCATCCTCGGATGGAATATGGCACGGCTCGTAGAAACTCTCATCCCCTTGCTCGGCGACAGCCCTGATGAAGGCATGAATGCCGCTCAGCAGGAACTCGGCAACTTTAACGACCTGTGCACTGCTGCAATCACGAAAGAATTTGCCCGCGCTCTCGGCATCGACGCGTCACATAAACCGCTTATCGACGAATTCCAGCAGCTTCTTTTCCTTCACGCCTCAGACATCACCACCGTTTTCCAATCAATGATAACCAATTCCGCACCTCCCAAAGGTTTTGAGTCCTTCATCCAGGAGTGGAGGAGCCTTGATCCGGATGTGGAGACAATGAAAACCATCAATCCGATTTTCATCCCACGCAATCATCTAGTTGAACACGCACTCGCAGATGCCATCGACGGCACATGGGATTCATTTGAAGAACTCCTCAACGCGGTCACCAATCCCTTTGACGAGGATGCTGGCACACCATATCTAGCACGTCCGAGCGAGGATGGTTTTGAAGAGAACTACATGACGTTCTGTGGCACCTAGTTAAAAGTCGGCGATCATGATTTTCTTCATCTCCATGAGCTTTTCATAAGCTCCCGGCTTGGACATCAATTCCGCCATGTTGTCAGGAACGATCTGCCAGCTCACACCGAACTTGTCTTTAAGCCAACCGCAGGCCTCAGCTTCTGGCACAGCAGACAGGGCATCCCAGATAGCGTCGAGTTCCTCTTGACCATGCGCTTCATAGATGAGCGACACGCCTTCAGTGAAGGAGAAATCTTGTTCAACGCCAGAATCCATGGCAAAAACCCATTCGCCATCAAGCTGGAATTGGGAGAAAGATACTGCCTCCGCAGTGGCTGGGCCAGTTGGTTCACCATACGGCGCACGAGGACCGATCGCTGAATTGGGGAAAACCTTAACATAGAACTCTTGGGCTTCCACTGCTTTGTTTTGTGCAGCACCACCGAACATCAAGGACGTAATAACCGATGGTCCAGCTTGTTCTTCTGGGGCACTTTGAATGAGCTGCCAGCTCACCCCAAACTTGTCTTGGACCCAACCGTAACGCGGTGAAAATGGGTATTTCCCAATCGGCATGAGCTCCGAGCCACCTGCGAGAAGCTTCTCCCACACGCCATCTTGATGCTCTCTGGCTTGAGGATCACGGATGGTGTCAAAGATAAGCATGAAACTGATTGACGGATTGGGGGTGAATTCTTCGCCAGCATTGACAAGGGTGAACCTGAATCCTGCGATGGAGAGATCAATGGTGAGGGTCTTTCCTGCCAGCGGTTGCTGAAAATCCAGGAGTCCTTCTTCTGGGTACCTGACGGTTTCGAGGATTTCTACGCCACCTGGAAAGTCAGAAAATGCGTCTTGATAAAAGGCTGCGGCTTCATCTGCGGTGCCTGGGCACCAAATGCTCGGGATAAACTTTTGCATAGCCTCGAGCGTAGAACAAGGGAGCGACACGGCGATGAGATCAGATATACCTGCAGTTCAAACGTACAGTGGGTGCTAAACAACTGCACAATGGTTTCGTGTTAGGACATACAAAAACACCCACTTGAAACGCTCACGCATGTGGACTTCTACGAGAGGCGGAGATTGTCTCTCACAAAAGCCACACGGTGAGCGTTAGTTCAGATGGGTGCAGTTAAGCGTCGAAAAGCGCTTTTTTGGTGTTAAGCCTGCTCGAGCTTAAGGGTCTTCTGGGTGCGCTCCCACTGCTCTGCAAAGAGCTCTGGCTCGTTGCTCAATTTCTTGCCGTAGGACGGAACCATTTCCTTCAGCTTGTCGCCCCATTCGATCATGCGATCACCGAAGCAGCGCTCCAGCAGTTCCAGCATGGCGGATGGTGCAATGGATGCTCCAGGAGAAGCGCCGAGTAGACCTGCGATGGTGCCCTCGGAGTTGTTGATCAAGGTGGTACCGAATTCCAGGGAACCGAACTTAGGGAAGCCAGCAGGCTTAATAACCTGAACGCGCTGTCCGGCAACGATGGTCTCCCAATCGTCTTTTTCTGCCTCTGGCATGTACTCGTGAAGAGCTTCCATGCGCTTGTCCTGATCTTTCAGCACTTCGGTGACCAGGTACTTGGTCAGGTCGAATTCCTGTGCAGCAACGCCGAGGTAGGAAGGAATGTTATCTGGGCGGATCGACTTGAACAGATCCAAGTAGGAGCCCTGCTTGAGGAACTTAGGGGTCCAGCCACCGTAAGGTCCAAACAGCAGTCCCTTTTCGCCCTCGATAACGCGGGTGTCAAGGTGAGGGACAGACATTGGAGGAGCGCCAACAGAAGCCTTACCGTAAACCTTGGCAGCATGCTGCTCGATGAGCTCTTCGTTGGTGCAACGCAGCCACAGGCCAGATACGGGGAAACCAGCAAAGCCCTTGACCTGTGGAATGCCAGCGCTGCGGAGCAAGTCGAGTGCGTATCCTCCAGCGCCAACGAAGACGAAGTTAGCCTTGACGGTCTTGGTATCACCGGTGTGGACGTTCTTGACAGTGACAATCCACTTTGCGCCGTCAGCCTTGATGCTCTTTACTTCGTGGCCGTAGCGGATTTCGGTGCCGGCAGTCTCCGCAGCTGCGAGGTACTGCTTGGTCTGGGCACCGTAGTTGATGTCGGTACCTTCGTTGATCCAAGAAATTGCAACTGGATCAGAGAAGTCGCGTCCCTTTGCCATTAAAGGAAGCTTCTCGGTGAAGGTGGCTTCGTCGTCAGCGTAGGTCATACCCTGGAAAAGTGGGTGATCCTTCAGAGCTTCGTAGCGAGCCTTGATGTAGGCAACCTGGTCTGCGCCATGCCCGAAGGACACGTGAGGAACAGCGTTAATGAATTCGCGAGGGTCAGGCAGGGTGCCTTCGTCAACCAAGTGAGACCAGAACTGGCGGGACACCTGGAACTTCTCGTTGATGCCAACGGCCTTGGCGATGTCTACCTTGCCGTTCACCTCTGGGGTGTAGTTTAGCTCACACAGAGCAGAGTGGCCGGTACCTGCATTGTTCCACGGGGAGGACGACTCCTGAGCCGGTCCATCCAAACGCTCGAAGACGAGTTGGGTCCAGTTTGGCTCCAATTGGCGCAACATCGCACCAAGAGTGGCACTCATAATACCGGCGCCGATGAGGACTACGTCAGCCTCATCAGTAATCCTCGGTGCGTTCTTCGGGGAATCTGACATGTTCAACTTCCTTTTATCTCCGCGAGTTGTCTGCCGAACACCACTACAGGCGTCGCACACCACTTTATCGCCACCACGCGCGCGCGAATGTGGCGATGAAAATAGCTAACGCTTTGGGGTGCACCCCTCCATGCTCAATACACGAAATTGTGGGTGCACATTGTCCGTGCCTAGACAGTGTACGCCTGCCACCACCAGGTGAAGAAACAGCCACCGATTATTCTGCATTCTGTGGCACACACCTCCCCCGCACTACCCCCTCCCCCAATTTGCAAACTCAGCAAATGTGAAATTCGCAGATTTGAGGACAAAACCATTTACTATTTCCGTGACCTGCAGCAACGATGTAGTCCCACTTGCCTCTCATAAAATTGAAAACCAACCTATCGTTGTCTTCATGACTCGAAGCCAAATCCCCCATCCCGTCGATGCCTGGTCCACAGACGTTCTTGGACCCGATTATCAGTTCCACACCATCGATTTGGGCGCCGATCCTGACAAGGAAACTGATGTAGTGGCAACCGTTGTGCGCTACAACCCAGATGGGGCGGTCGAGGAATCTGATCCGTACTTTTCTCGGCCAGCCTTGTTGTGGGTCCACGGAATGACGGATTATTTCTTCCACACGGAGTTCGCAGAGTTCTTCCACAACGAGGGCTATGCGGTCTACGCACTTGATCTTCGCAAATGCGGTCGATCCCACCGCCCTGGACAACGCTGGCATTACACCACAGATTTGGAGTTTTACTTCCCCGACCTCAACGCGGCGGAAGACCTCATCACGTTAAATCATCCTCAGCTCATTCCGGTTGCACATTCAACCGGTGGACTAATTGTTCCCTTGTGGCTCAATCACTTGAGGGAGCACGAACCTTCGCGATTAGAGTCCATTCCAGCTCTCGTCCTCAACAGCCCGTGGCTTGACATGATGTACCCAAAGCTATTCATTAAGGCGGTTACTCCGCTGGTAAAAATCGTCGGCACGCTTACCCCCAAGGTCCTAGTACCGGGCGGCGGACTGGGCACCTATGGCGAATCAATCCATAAAGATTTCCATGGCGAGTGGGACTTCAACACACGGATGAAGCCGGTAGCAGGTCACCGCAAGTCAATCGGCTGGTTGAAAACCATTTTGGAAAATCAACGCCGAATTCACAACGATGACATCAATGTTGGCGTAGATGTACTTACGCTGCGATCCGCACGATCATGGCTCAAACCCCAGTACTCAGAGAAAACTAACGCTTCTGATGCCGTGTTGGATGTGGAACAGATCCAACAGTGGGCAACGCACTTGTCCGATCCATCAAGCCGCGTGCAAGTAGTCCCCATTGAAAATGCTCGCCATGATATTTTCTTATCCCGCGAACCCGTACGCACGCAAGCGATGATTGTCATGCGTGATTGGCTCAGCGAGCGCGTTTCGGTACATCAACCAGAACAGCGTTCATAACGCCGACCGAGAAGCGGGTCACCTAGCCAGCCTGCCATCCAATCGACCAGCTCGGGAAGCTTTTCCCCATTTCTACTGTTGAGCCACATAGAAACCATTTGAACGTCTTTAGGAGAACAAACTTCATGACTGAGCAGACCACCCCCGTTAAGCACTATGATCTCATCATCATTGGCACAGGTTCCGGCAACTCCATTCCAGGACCTGAATTTGACGATAAGTCCATTGCCATCGTAGAAAAGGGTGCTTTCGGCGGAACCTGCCTCAACGTAGGGTGCATCCCCACCAAGATGTACGTTTACGCAGCAGATATTGCGCAAGAAATCCACGAAGCCACCCGCCTCGGCATTTCTGCCTCTGTCAACAATGTGGATTGGCCCTCCATTGTCAGTCGCGTCTTCGACAAGCGCATTGACCCCATTGCTCAAGGCGGCGAAGCTTATCGACGCGGCCCTGACACCCCAAACATTGACGTCTACGACATGCACGCCACGTTTGTCGGCCCAAAGACTATTTCCACCGGCGTTGCAGGCCAGGAACAGCTCATTTCCGGAACTGACATCGTCATTGCCACAGGCTCGCGTCCATTTATTCCTCACGTCATCGCAGATTCTGGCGTGCGCTATTACACCAATGAAGACATCATGCGCCTGCCTAAGCAGCCCGAATCCATCGTGATTGTGGGCGGTGGTTTCATCGCCTTGGAGTTTGCCCACGTGTTTGCAGCTCTCGGAACTAAAGTCACCATCGTTCACCGCTCTGATGTGCTGCTGCGCGATGCAGACGCGGATATTTCTGCGCGCATCCTAGAACTGTCAAAAACGCGTTTCGACGTTCAACTCAACACCACCATCTCCTCAGTTGCCCAGGACTCACACGGCCACGTAACCGTCACAACTAATAACGGCGAAAACATTGACGCCGAGATCTTGCTTGTTGCTACAGGCCGCACCCCCAACGGTGATCAGATGAACCTAGACGCTGCAGGAATTGAGATGGACGGACGCCAAATCAAGGTGGACAAGTTTGGACACACCTCCGCCGATGGTGTGTGGGCGCTTGGCGATGTCTCCTCCCCTTACCAACTCAAGCACGTCGCCAACGCAGAAATGCGCGCCATCAAGCACAACCTGGCTAACCCAGACAATCTCCAGGAGATGCCACACAAGTTTGTGCCATCTGCAGTGTTCACAAATCCACAAATCGCACAGGTCGGCATGACAGAAGCGCAAGCGCGCCAGGCTGACATCAATATCACGGTGAAGATCCAGAACTACTCCGATGTTGCCTACGGCTGGGCAATGGAAGACACCACAGGATTCGTCAAACTCATCGCGGACAAGGATTCTGGGCAGTTGGTTGGCGCACACATCATTGGCGCACAAGCATCAACGTTGATCCAGCAATTAATCACCATCATGGCATTTGGAATTGATGTGCGTGAGGCAGCCACGAAGCAGTATTGGATTCACCCAGCACTGCCGGAAGTTGTAGAAAATGGACTACTTGGGCTGGAGTTTTAATAAAGTTTCAAAAGTTTCGGAGACGTAGCCCTAGACCACAGCTTCGTTTCCATGTCAAATACGAAGCCTGGCAATGTTCGGAAAAACAGGTTACTTAAAGGTTAAATTAAGATAGATTGAATTTCCGCAGGTCAAAACTACCCCTTGGGGCACCCCCGACCATTGAAACATTTGGAAACACGGATAGACTTTTAAGCGCTAGATAACCTGGATATAACGATTTGTGGCATCTAAGCGCAGTAATAAGTGGCGGATTCAGCTGGCCAAAAGCCTACAAAAAGCTGTATTTTCCATTATCATTACTGGGAAACTACTTGCTAGCAGTCACTTGCAGTCACTTGAAAAATGACGTTGGTTTGTAGTCGCTGAAAAACTGCACATTTTCCACCGCCTCCGTGGTGGAAAGTCTCCGACTAATTCCAAAGGACTTTTCTCATGCGTTCTTTCCGTACCGCAGCAGTTGCAGGTCTCACCGCAGTTGCACTTTCCGTTGGCTCCGCTTCCGTCGCTACCGCGGCTGAAGATGACCGCGCTTCCCTGTCCTCCGGCTTTGCAGCTCTGTCCTCCGGCGGCGCTGAGGCCGTTGGCAAAGATTGGGATGCTGATCAGCCTGTGACCGGCGAAGACATCTTCGGCGATGAGCACAAGCGCGACGATGAAAACACTCCAGCTTGGGCTAAGAACATGTACGATCTCACCCTCCTCGGTGGCATCGCTTCCCTCCTCGGCGTCATCGTATTCCCAGCGTACAACTACCTGGTTTACACCGGCGTCATCAAGGGCTAATTCTTAAAGCTCCTGCTCCCCTCTTCCACAGTCTGTACCAACTGAAAGGTCCGCATTAACATGCGCAAGTTCCGCAACACTGCAATCGCTCTCGTTTCTGCAGCTGCAATCTCCCTCGGTGGCGTTACCGCTGCTACCGCTCAGGAAACCGACGAGACCACCCAGACCACCGAGGACCGTGCTTTCACCTCCGGTTCTTCATGGGCTGACTACAACGAGCCTTATGAAGGCGACCAAGAAGGCTACGGCGTCGACGGCTTCGGCTCTTCCCGCGATGACTCCGGCGAGGACGTTCCACGCTGGCTTTCCACCTGGGGCAAGGTATTCGATGTTCTGACCGTCGGTTCCGTCCTCGGCATGATTGTCTTCCCAGTTGTTAACTTCCTCAAGTACAACGGCGTTATCAAGTAAACACTCATAATCCCTGTTTACAGCTTTAAGGCACTCACCATATGGTGAGTGCCTTTTTGTGTTCAGTAGAGTAAACAAGTACGCCTTTTCCGGCGCAGTTGAAATCGTCACTTGAAAGAAGCACAAGCAACACCCGTGTCCACCTTGCCCAACTCCTCCCCCAACCGGCCCCACATTAGAACGGCTACTGCCAGTATCGCCACGGCGGTATCTGTCGCATTGTCGGTTCTCGCCCCGGCGCTCATCCCTGGAAGCGTTGTGTATTCGGTTCTCACTGCAGCCGGTGTTGCCCTAGGCGCAGCATCAATAATTGCTGCTCTACGGCATCGTGATGTGCCGAAGATCTTTCAGTGGTTGTCGGCGCTCGGTGGTGCGATGATTCTCATCATTGGCATTGTGGTGGCCATCGCGAAACTTGGTGCATCACCAAAACTGGATGCCCTTACTCAGCTGGTGTCTTTGCAGGTGATGCCGTATGCTGCGCTGGCCTGCTTCATTGGAGGTATAGGCCAGTTGCCACCTAAATGGATGGCTCCTACCTTCATGGCAACAGCGGGTGCGGGTGCGGCTGGGTGGTTTTCACTGGGCGGTGATTCAGGATTGGAACGACTACTCATCGCAGCATCCGCAGTGTTTGCGGTGCTGGGATGTGCATATCCGGTGTGGGTGTGCGTCGTAAAGCGCCCGAGGTATCCGGCAGCCTGGGTTGTTACCCTTGCCGCGACGCTGCTAGCTGTACTGATGCTGTATGCGTTAAGCATTGTCGTGGCGCCGGGCTGGTTGTGGATTAACCCCGCATTCGTCGCATGGGGCTACATGGTGCCAGCTCTACTCGCAACCATCGCTGGGCTTTCCGTTCGACGAAGTTAGACGGAGTTAAACGGTCTCGTCTGGCAGGGTGAGGATCTCGTTGCCATCCTCGGTGATCACAATGGTGTGCTCGAACTGGGCGCTGAACTTGCGGTCAACGTTTTGGACGGTCCAGTCATCATCCCAGATTTCATAATCCAGGGAACCCAGGTTGATCATGGGTTCGATCGTCAAAGTCATGCCTGGCACGAGGAGATCGCGGTACACGGTGTTGTCATAGTGCAAAATAACAAGGCCGTTATGGAAGGTGGGGCCGATCCCGTGCCCGGTGAAATCGCGGACAACGTTGTAGCCAAAGCGCTTAGCGTAGGACTCAATAACGCGACCAATAACGTTGACTTCGCGGCCTGGCTTAGCGGCGCGGATCGCACGCATCATGGCTTCTTCGGTGCGCTCGACTAGCAATCGGTGTTCTTCAGAGACCTCACCAGCCAGGAAGGTTGCGTTGCAATCGCCGTGGACTCCGTGCTTGAAGGCAGTAACGTCGACGTTAACGATGTCACCTTCCTGAATCACCGTGGAATCTGGAATGCCATGGCACACGATTTCATTGAGAGAAATGCAGGTGGACTTGGGAAATCCACGGTAGCCCAGGTCAGAGGGGTATGCGCCCATATCGCAGGTGTATTCGTGCACGATGCGGTCAATTTCATCGGTGGTCACGCCAGGCCGCACGGCCTCGCCGGCGATCTTTAGCGAATTCGCCGCAATCCTCGAGGTCTCGCGCATTGCTTCGATGACCTCAGGGGTTTGGACGTAGGGCTCACCAATCGCTTCTTGAACGTCGTCTTTCCACA
The window above is part of the Corynebacterium deserti GIMN1.010 genome. Proteins encoded here:
- a CDS encoding protein adenylyltransferase SelO, which codes for MTTANDAPFTLSAEFAEAIPQMAVPWHGEDAPDPQLVILKEDLAELLGLDPTWLRTDEGVHFLLGLNPQPLTKATAQAYSGHQFGQFVPTLGDGRALLLGEAHSTDGILRDIHLKGSGRTQFSRGADGRAALGPVLREFLISEAMHALGVPTTRSLAVLTTGRKIQRGQVMPGAVLVRVATSHIRVGSFQYSNIAGGIDLTKQLVDYSITRHFPDLVPQLSAPSPQLYREFFHKVLLRQAQTVAKWMRLGFVHGVLNTDNTLISGETIDYGPCAFMERYRKDATFSSIDTQSRYKFENQPIILGWNMARLVETLIPLLGDSPDEGMNAAQQELGNFNDLCTAAITKEFARALGIDASHKPLIDEFQQLLFLHASDITTVFQSMITNSAPPKGFESFIQEWRSLDPDVETMKTINPIFIPRNHLVEHALADAIDGTWDSFEELLNAVTNPFDEDAGTPYLARPSEDGFEENYMTFCGT
- a CDS encoding VOC family protein, with product MQKFIPSIWCPGTADEAAAFYQDAFSDFPGGVEILETVRYPEEGLLDFQQPLAGKTLTIDLSIAGFRFTLVNAGEEFTPNPSISFMLIFDTIRDPQAREHQDGVWEKLLAGGSELMPIGKYPFSPRYGWVQDKFGVSWQLIQSAPEEQAGPSVITSLMFGGAAQNKAVEAQEFYVKVFPNSAIGPRAPYGEPTGPATAEAVSFSQFQLDGEWVFAMDSGVEQDFSFTEGVSLIYEAHGQEELDAIWDALSAVPEAEACGWLKDKFGVSWQIVPDNMAELMSKPGAYEKLMEMKKIMIADF
- the mqo gene encoding malate dehydrogenase (quinone), with product MSDSPKNAPRITDEADVVLIGAGIMSATLGAMLRQLEPNWTQLVFERLDGPAQESSSPWNNAGTGHSALCELNYTPEVNGKVDIAKAVGINEKFQVSRQFWSHLVDEGTLPDPREFINAVPHVSFGHGADQVAYIKARYEALKDHPLFQGMTYADDEATFTEKLPLMAKGRDFSDPVAISWINEGTDINYGAQTKQYLAAAETAGTEIRYGHEVKSIKADGAKWIVTVKNVHTGDTKTVKANFVFVGAGGYALDLLRSAGIPQVKGFAGFPVSGLWLRCTNEELIEQHAAKVYGKASVGAPPMSVPHLDTRVIEGEKGLLFGPYGGWTPKFLKQGSYLDLFKSIRPDNIPSYLGVAAQEFDLTKYLVTEVLKDQDKRMEALHEYMPEAEKDDWETIVAGQRVQVIKPAGFPKFGSLEFGTTLINNSEGTIAGLLGASPGASIAPSAMLELLERCFGDRMIEWGDKLKEMVPSYGKKLSNEPELFAEQWERTQKTLKLEQA
- a CDS encoding alpha/beta hydrolase: MTRSQIPHPVDAWSTDVLGPDYQFHTIDLGADPDKETDVVATVVRYNPDGAVEESDPYFSRPALLWVHGMTDYFFHTEFAEFFHNEGYAVYALDLRKCGRSHRPGQRWHYTTDLEFYFPDLNAAEDLITLNHPQLIPVAHSTGGLIVPLWLNHLREHEPSRLESIPALVLNSPWLDMMYPKLFIKAVTPLVKIVGTLTPKVLVPGGGLGTYGESIHKDFHGEWDFNTRMKPVAGHRKSIGWLKTILENQRRIHNDDINVGVDVLTLRSARSWLKPQYSEKTNASDAVLDVEQIQQWATHLSDPSSRVQVVPIENARHDIFLSREPVRTQAMIVMRDWLSERVSVHQPEQRS
- the mtr gene encoding mycothione reductase, whose protein sequence is MTEQTTPVKHYDLIIIGTGSGNSIPGPEFDDKSIAIVEKGAFGGTCLNVGCIPTKMYVYAADIAQEIHEATRLGISASVNNVDWPSIVSRVFDKRIDPIAQGGEAYRRGPDTPNIDVYDMHATFVGPKTISTGVAGQEQLISGTDIVIATGSRPFIPHVIADSGVRYYTNEDIMRLPKQPESIVIVGGGFIALEFAHVFAALGTKVTIVHRSDVLLRDADADISARILELSKTRFDVQLNTTISSVAQDSHGHVTVTTNNGENIDAEILLVATGRTPNGDQMNLDAAGIEMDGRQIKVDKFGHTSADGVWALGDVSSPYQLKHVANAEMRAIKHNLANPDNLQEMPHKFVPSAVFTNPQIAQVGMTEAQARQADINITVKIQNYSDVAYGWAMEDTTGFVKLIADKDSGQLVGAHIIGAQASTLIQQLITIMAFGIDVREAATKQYWIHPALPEVVENGLLGLEF
- the map gene encoding type I methionyl aminopeptidase, with protein sequence MVVMSTMRAPIVPGRRSPIREVPAHIERPEYVWKDDVQEAIGEPYVQTPEVIEAMRETSRIAANSLKIAGEAVRPGVTTDEIDRIVHEYTCDMGAYPSDLGYRGFPKSTCISLNEIVCHGIPDSTVIQEGDIVNVDVTAFKHGVHGDCNATFLAGEVSEEHRLLVERTEEAMMRAIRAAKPGREVNVIGRVIESYAKRFGYNVVRDFTGHGIGPTFHNGLVILHYDNTVYRDLLVPGMTLTIEPMINLGSLDYEIWDDDWTVQNVDRKFSAQFEHTIVITEDGNEILTLPDETV